From Microbacterium sp. CGR2:
CGGCGTCGAGGGCGCCGATCACGACTCCCTGGGCGCCGGCCCCGATCGCGCGGCGGACATCGCGCTCGGAGACGGCGAGCTCGTCGGCGTCGTAGTGGAAACCGCCGGCGCGGGGGCGGATCAGCACGTGCACCTCCGGTCCGTCGGCACCCGCCGCCTCGAGCGCGAGTTCGAGTGTGGCGGGTGACGGGGTGAGGCCGCCGAGGGCGAGGGCCGACGCGAGTTCGACGCGCGCGGCACCGACGTCTGCGGCGATGCGCACGCCCGCGGGGTCCTGCACGGCGATCTCCAGGGCGAGCGTTCGATTCACCTCTCCATTGTGCCGCCCCTGGCCTCTCCCCACCTCTTCGCCGAGAGATTGGATAGCCTGGAAGAGCAATGTCCGCGTCCGAAGAGAACCTGCCCCCGCTCGATGCCGAGCCCGCGGTGCATGGTGGATCGAGCGCGACGAGCGGGCGGGTGATCGAGCCATGAGCGCCATGTTCCGCTCCTTCGCGAACGTGAACTACCGCATCTGGTTCTTCGGCGCCCTGGTGTCGAACGTCGGCGGCTGGATGCAGGCCACCGCCCAGGACTGGGTCGTGCTGACCGAACTGACCGACAACGACGCCGCCGCCATGGGCTTCACGATGGCCCTGCAGTTCGGCCCGCCCCTGGTGCTCGTCAGCCTCACCGGGTGGGTGGCCGACCGCTTCGATCGGCGCCACATCCTCTTCGTCACGCAGGCCGGACTTCTCGCACTGGCCGTCGCCGTCGGAGTGCTGCTGCTCGGCGGAGTGATGACGCTGCCGATGATGTTCGGCTTCGCACTCGCGTTCGGAGTCGTGAACGCGTTCGACGCTCCGGCGCGGCAGGCCTTCGTCTCCGACATGGTGTCTGCGGGCGACACCTCCAACGCCGTCGCCCTCAACTCGGCATCCTTCAACCTGGCGCGCATGATCGGCCCGGCCGTCGGTGGACTCCTGATCGTGGCCATCGGCTCCGGCTGGGTCTTCATCGTCAACGCGGCGACGTTCCTCGCGATGATCCTCGCCCTGATGCTGATGCGGCAGAGCCTGCTCGCCCCCCGCCTGAAGAACCGCAATCGAGGCGGCCTGGCGGCCGGCTTCCGGTACGTCTGGGCGCGCAGCGATCTCCGCGTCGTCTTCGTGACGGTGTTCCTCGTCGGCGCCTTCGGGATGAACTTCCCCATCTTCGCCTCGACGATGGCGATCGAATTCGGGTCGGGCGCCGACGGGTACGGCGTGCTCAGCTCCATCCTCGCGATCGGGTCTCTCGCCGGCGCCCTGCTCGCGGCCCGGCGGGACCGGGCGCGCGTGCGGGTCGTGATCCTCGCCGCCGGGGGCTTCGGCATCGCCGCGTTCGTGTCGTCCGCGATGCCGACCTATGCCTCGTACGCCGTCACGCTGATGTTCACCGGGTTCATGATCGTGACCCTGCTGACCACGGCGAACGGCTACGTGCAGATGACCACCGACCCTGCTCTTCGCGGACGCGTGCTCGCCCTGTACATGGCGGTGATCATGGGCTCGACACCCGTCGGTGCGCCCATCGCCGGGTGGGTGGCCGACACATTCGGCCCTCGGGCGGCGATCATGCTCGGCGGAACTGCGGGCCTCGTCGCCTGCGCGATCGGCGCGGTCTGGGTGTTCTCCTCCGGCCGCTTGCATCGCGACGAGAACCGGCGGTTCCTGCTCACTCTCGACGAGACGCGCCCCCTCGACATCATCGACCGGCCCGACCCCATCGAATTCAGCGACGAGGCGGCCGTCACCACACCCATCCGCACATCGAAGAAGAGCGACTGACGCTCCCGCACGAACAACGGTGCGCTTGTCAACACCCTTTGCCGTCGGCGTCCCGGATCGTAGGGTCTTCGCATGGACGAGAACATGGAAAGCACCCCGCACCCCCAGGATCCCGCTGAAGGCGCTCCCGGCGTCGACACGAGCACGGAAGACGAAGGCCACCAGGGTGGCGACGAAGGCGCCATCCAAGGCGATGCGTCCCGTGGCGAGTCGACCGGAGGGGCGATTCAGGGCGACGCCAGTTCGCACGACGGTCTGGTCGCAGACGGTGAGGGCGGCGCCATCCAGGGAGACAGCTCCCGCGGCGAGTCCACCGGCGGCGCCATCCAGGGCAGCTCAGGCCCGGGGGACGCTCCGCTGGGCGGCCACGAGACCACCGAGAACCAGCTCGGGGCAGACAACGCCGCAGAAGAGGATTCGCTGAAGACCCTCGACCCGGACTCCCCTCCGGCCTGAACCGATTCCGAGCCGGCCCCGCCAAGGGCCGACTCGGAGGGCTTCAGGCTCCGAGCACGAGCTTGAGCTGCTCGACCGCCCAGTCGATCTCCGTCGCACGGATGACCAGGGGCGGTGCGATGCGGATGGTCTGGCCGTGGGTGTCTTTGACGAGCACGCCGCGCGCCAGGAGCTTCTCCGCGATCTCGCGACCGGTCCCGCGAGCGGGATCGATGTCGACGCCGGCCCACAGCCCTGCGATGCGGATGGCCGTGACGCCGTGTCCGACGAGCGGCTGCAGCGCCTTGTCGAGGTGGGCGCCGAGGGCGCGCGCACGCTCCTGGAACTCACCCGATTCGAGCATCTCGACCACACGCAGCCCGACGGCTGCGGCGAGCGGGTTGCCGCCGAACGTCGAGCCGTGCTCGCCGGGGCGGATCACGCCGAGCACGTCCGCGTCGCCGACGACGGCGGAGACGGGAAGGATGCCGCCGCCGAGCGCCTTGCCCAGCAGATACAGGTCGGGCACGACGCCTTCGCGATCGCACGCGAACGTCTCGCCGACGCGCCCGAGGCCGGACTGGATCTCGTCGGCGATGAACAGCACGTTCTTCTCGTCGCAGATCTCACGGATGCGGCGGAGGTATCCCTCCGGCGGGATCACGACTCCCGCTTCGCCCTGGATCGGTTCGATGAGCACGGCCGCCGTGTCGTCGGTGATGGCGGCGGCGATCGCATCCGCATCTCCGTAGGGGACGACATCGAAACCGGGCGTGTATGGCCCGAAGTCGTCACGCGCTGACTCGTCGTCGCTGAAGCTGACGATCGTCGTCGTACGTCCGTGGAAGTTGCCGGCAGCGACGATGATGCGGGCGCGCCCGTCGGCGATCCCCTTGGACCGGTACCCCCAGGCACGGGCGACCTTGATGCCGGTCTCGACCGCTTCGGCGCCGGTGTTCATCGGCAGCACCATCTCTTTGCCCGCCAGTTTCGCGAGCTCGGCGGCGAACATCTCGAGACGATCGCTGACGAACGCGCGGCTGACGAGCGTGACGCGGCCGAGCTGCTCGGTGAGGGCTGCGACCAGAGCCGGATGCCGGTGGCCGAAGTTCACCGCCGAGTAGGCCGAGAGCAGGTCGAGGTACCGCTTGCCCTCGACGTCGGTGAGCCAGGCGCCCTCTCCGCGGGCGATGTTCACCGGCAGCGGGTGGTAGTTGTGCGCCACGTGCGGTTCAGCCGTCACCGCTGCCGGCAGGGTCGTCACTTGGCACCGCGGAGTTCGAGCGTGCAGCACTTGATGCCGCCGCCACCGAGGAGAAGCTCGGAGAGGTCGACCATGATCGGGTTGTAGCCCCGCTCGCGCAGCTGCTGCTCGAAACCCTTCGCCCGCGGGGAGATGACCACGTTGTAGCCGTCGCTGGAGGAGTTCAGTCCGAACACCGATCCGTCTTCGTCGGAGACCAGGATCGCCTCGGGGAAGCGCTCTTCGAGGATCGCCCGGCTCGCGTCGTCGAAAGCCCCGGGGAGGTACGCGATGTTGGCGCGCTCCGGGCCGCCGTTCTCGACGCCCTGCACCGGGTCGAGCACCGCGATCGCGGTGTCGAGGTGGTAGAACCGGGGATCGACGAGGTTCAGCGAGAGCACCTCGCGGCCGAACACCTCGCCCACCTCGCGGTGGCTGTCACCGGTCGAGCGGAATCCGGTACCGGCGAGGATCACGTCGCCGACGAGGAGGAAGTCGCCCTCACCCTCGTTGACCTCCTCGGGGATGACCGTGTCGTAGCCGGCGTCGCGGAACCAGTCGGCGAAGGCCGGGGACTCGCCCTGGCGCTCGACGAAACGGAACTTCGGGACGTAGGCGCGGCCGTCGATGAGGAACCCGCCGTTGGCGGTGTAGACCATGTCGGGGAATCCGGCGAGCGGCTCGATCAGTTCGACCGTGTGCCCGAGCTCGACGTAGAGATCGTGCAGTTTCTTCCACTGCTCGACGGCCTTGGCGGTGTCCGTGGGCTTGCTCGGCTCCATCCACGGGTTGATGGAGTAGTTCACGGTGAAGTGGGACGGCTCGCACATCAGGTAGTGGCGACGGTGCGCCGTGCGAGCGGGGCCGGCGGTCGTGGTCTCCGACGTGGTCATGGTGTTTTCGAAAGACATGGGTGCTCCTCGGAACAGGGCGCGGCGGACGCTGTCCAGGGGCCCGGCGGTCCTTCGACCCGCTGCTCCTTCGAGCAGGCGCGGGGAAGATGCGACTCGGGCACGCCACCGTCCATTGTGGCACCCGCCCCCTGTACGTCGCCAGGGGGCGGGCGTGAGGGGCCGGCCACGAGCGGATTCCGCCTCACTCCGCGCGGACCACCACCTTGCCGACCGTGTGCCCGGCCTCGATGTGCGCGAGGGCGGCGGACGCCTTGGCGAACGGATACTCGCGCTCGATCACGGGCGCGATGCGGCCGTCTGCGGTGAGTTCGAGGAGTTTGGCGAGGATCTCCGGCCGCGGTGTGGCGACGAAGGAGCGGATACGACGCGAACCGATCGAGAGGAATCCCGCCTGGAGGATACGGGGGATCGGCCCCAGCACGCGACCTCCGTCCCCTCCTACCAGCACGATGGTGCCGCCAGGCGAGACGAGCCGCTGGAGTTCTCGCAACGGCAACCCGCCGGCGATGTCGATGATCGCGTCGAAGCGCTCCGCGGGCAGGTCGGCCAGCGGCGACTGACGGTGGTCGAACGTGCGGACGGCACCGAGGTGTTCGACGAGTCGCGCATTGCGCTCACTGCAGCTCGCCCACACCTCCGCGCCCCGAAGCGCCGCGAGCTGCACGGCGAACGTGCCGACGCCTCCGGAGGCCCCCAGCACCAGAATCCTCGACGTGCGGCCCGCGCGCAGTCCTACGCCGGCGAGGTCGAGCGCCTGCCATGCCGTGCCTCCGGCGACGGGGAGGCACGCGGCGACGGCGTGCTCGACGTCCGGCGGGATCGGCACCAGCCGCGAGGCGGGTGCC
This genomic window contains:
- a CDS encoding MFS transporter — encoded protein: MFRSFANVNYRIWFFGALVSNVGGWMQATAQDWVVLTELTDNDAAAMGFTMALQFGPPLVLVSLTGWVADRFDRRHILFVTQAGLLALAVAVGVLLLGGVMTLPMMFGFALAFGVVNAFDAPARQAFVSDMVSAGDTSNAVALNSASFNLARMIGPAVGGLLIVAIGSGWVFIVNAATFLAMILALMLMRQSLLAPRLKNRNRGGLAAGFRYVWARSDLRVVFVTVFLVGAFGMNFPIFASTMAIEFGSGADGYGVLSSILAIGSLAGALLAARRDRARVRVVILAAGGFGIAAFVSSAMPTYASYAVTLMFTGFMIVTLLTTANGYVQMTTDPALRGRVLALYMAVIMGSTPVGAPIAGWVADTFGPRAAIMLGGTAGLVACAIGAVWVFSSGRLHRDENRRFLLTLDETRPLDIIDRPDPIEFSDEAAVTTPIRTSKKSD
- the rocD gene encoding ornithine--oxo-acid transaminase produces the protein MTAEPHVAHNYHPLPVNIARGEGAWLTDVEGKRYLDLLSAYSAVNFGHRHPALVAALTEQLGRVTLVSRAFVSDRLEMFAAELAKLAGKEMVLPMNTGAEAVETGIKVARAWGYRSKGIADGRARIIVAAGNFHGRTTTIVSFSDDESARDDFGPYTPGFDVVPYGDADAIAAAITDDTAAVLIEPIQGEAGVVIPPEGYLRRIREICDEKNVLFIADEIQSGLGRVGETFACDREGVVPDLYLLGKALGGGILPVSAVVGDADVLGVIRPGEHGSTFGGNPLAAAVGLRVVEMLESGEFQERARALGAHLDKALQPLVGHGVTAIRIAGLWAGVDIDPARGTGREIAEKLLARGVLVKDTHGQTIRIAPPLVIRATEIDWAVEQLKLVLGA
- the ddaH gene encoding dimethylargininase; translation: MSFENTMTTSETTTAGPARTAHRRHYLMCEPSHFTVNYSINPWMEPSKPTDTAKAVEQWKKLHDLYVELGHTVELIEPLAGFPDMVYTANGGFLIDGRAYVPKFRFVERQGESPAFADWFRDAGYDTVIPEEVNEGEGDFLLVGDVILAGTGFRSTGDSHREVGEVFGREVLSLNLVDPRFYHLDTAIAVLDPVQGVENGGPERANIAYLPGAFDDASRAILEERFPEAILVSDEDGSVFGLNSSSDGYNVVISPRAKGFEQQLRERGYNPIMVDLSELLLGGGGIKCCTLELRGAK
- a CDS encoding NAD(P)-dependent alcohol dehydrogenase, with protein sequence MTEMMNAWRRDTYGPAAGVTLQEIPVPVPGRGEVVLRVHATGLNAGDVHLLLGDPLLVRPVFGLTRPKHPVRGIEVSGTVVAVGRDVVGAEIGEDVVGELEYGGGLATYVRAPASRLVPIPPDVEHAVAACLPVAGGTAWQALDLAGVGLRAGRTSRILVLGASGGVGTFAVQLAALRGAEVWASCSERNARLVEHLGAVRTFDHRQSPLADLPAERFDAIIDIAGGLPLRELQRLVSPGGTIVLVGGDGGRVLGPIPRILQAGFLSIGSRRIRSFVATPRPEILAKLLELTADGRIAPVIEREYPFAKASAALAHIEAGHTVGKVVVRAE